One Neoarius graeffei isolate fNeoGra1 chromosome 16, fNeoGra1.pri, whole genome shotgun sequence DNA segment encodes these proteins:
- the fbxl20 gene encoding F-box/LRR-repeat protein 20 isoform X2, whose product MGKEVNGVSRSRFEMFSNNDEAIINKKLPKELLLRIFSFLDVVTLCRCAQVSRSWNVLALDGSNWQRIDLFDFQRDIEGRVVENISKRCGGFLRKLSLRGCLGVGDSALRTFAQNCRNIELLSLNGCTKITDSTCNSLSKFCPKLKHLDLASCTSITNLSLKALSEGCPMLEQLNISWCDQVTKDGIQALVRCCPGLKGLFLKGCTQLEDEALKHIGAHCPDLVTLNLQTCSQITDEGLITICRGCHRLQSLCVSGCANITDAILNALGQNCPHLRILEVARCSQLTDVGFTTLARNCHELEKMDLEECVQITDATLIQLSIHCPRLQVLSLSHCELITDDGIRHLGSGPCAHDRLEVIELDNCPLITDASLEHLKTCHCLDRIELYDCQQITRAGIKRLRTHLPNIKVHAYFAPVTPPPSVGGSRQRFCRCCILL is encoded by the exons ATGGGGAAGGAGGTGAACGGGGTGTCGCGGAGTCGCTTTGAG ATGTTCTCAAACAACGACGAGGCGATCATCAACAAGAAGCTTCCGAAGGAGCTGTTGTTACG AATTTTCTCATTTCTAGATGTGGTCACGCTCTGTCGCTGCGCACAAGTGTctcgg TCGTGGAACGTTCTGGCTCTAGATGGCAGTAACTGGCAGCGCATCGACCTCTTCGACTTCCAGAGGGATATCGAG GGTCGTGTGGTAGAGAACATTTCAAAGCGATGTGGAGGTTTCCTGAGGAAGCTCAGTCTCCGAGGCTGTTTAGGTGTGGGAGACAGTGCACTGAg GACGTTTGCGCAGAACTGCAGAAACATTGAGCTGCTCAGTCTGAACGGCTGTACAAAGATcacagacag tacctGTAACAGTCTGAGTAAATTCTGTCCCAAACTGAAGCACTTGGATCTCGCCTCATGCACCTCCATCACCAACCTGTCTCTCAAAGCACTCAG TGAGGGCTGTCCGATGTTGGAGCAGCTGAACATCTCCTGGTGCGATCAGGTGACCAAAGACGGAATCCAGGCGCTCGTCCGCTGCTGTCCGGGGCTGAAAGGCCTGTTCCTCAAGGGCTGTACACAG CTGGAAGACGAGGCTCTGAAACACATCGGTGCTCACTGTCCTGACCTGGTCACGCTCAACCTGCAGACGTGTTCA CAGATCACAGATGAAGGCTTAATAACGATTTGTCGAGGTTGTCATCGGCTGCAGTCTCTGTGCGTGTCCGGCTGCGCGAACATCACAGACGCCATTCTAAATGCTCTGGGACAGAACTGCCCTCATCTCAG aataTTAGAAGTGGCTCGCTGTTCCCAGCTCACAGACGTCGGCTTTACCACACTCGCAAGG AATTGCCACGAGTTGGAGAAGATGGATCTGGAGGAGTGTGTACAG ATCACAGACGCCACCCTCATCCAGCTGTCGATACACTGCCCTCGGCTCCAGGTTCTC agtctgTCTCATTGTGAGCTGATCACGGATGATGGGATTCGTCACCTGGGCAGTGGGCCGTGCGCTCACGACCGCCTGGAGGTGATCGAGCTTGATAACTGCCCGCTCATCACCGACGCCTCCCTGGAGCACCTCAAAACCTGCCACTGCCTCGACCGCATCGAGTTATACGACTGCCAACAGATCACACGTGCTGGGATTAAGAGGCTCAGA aCTCACTTGCCCAACATTAAAGTCCACGCCTACTTTGCACCAGTGACTCCTCCCCCTTCAGTAGGAGGAAGTCGCCAGAGATTTTGCCGCTGCTGTATCCTGCTATGA
- the fbxl20 gene encoding F-box/LRR-repeat protein 20 isoform X1, with translation MSPREEAPGKTQDTLEGLCLSAGLGTPRCSSRGAGRGVWGEGSLGFHAQTAASATRPRISGRRQQDERILIIKKICLQFSFNDVKKRVCVCVCVCAPQSWNVLALDGSNWQRIDLFDFQRDIEGRVVENISKRCGGFLRKLSLRGCLGVGDSALRTFAQNCRNIELLSLNGCTKITDSTCNSLSKFCPKLKHLDLASCTSITNLSLKALSEGCPMLEQLNISWCDQVTKDGIQALVRCCPGLKGLFLKGCTQLEDEALKHIGAHCPDLVTLNLQTCSQITDEGLITICRGCHRLQSLCVSGCANITDAILNALGQNCPHLRILEVARCSQLTDVGFTTLARNCHELEKMDLEECVQITDATLIQLSIHCPRLQVLSLSHCELITDDGIRHLGSGPCAHDRLEVIELDNCPLITDASLEHLKTCHCLDRIELYDCQQITRAGIKRLRTHLPNIKVHAYFAPVTPPPSVGGSRQRFCRCCILL, from the exons atgtccccccgggaggaggccccggggaagacccaggacacgctggagggactatgtctctcggctggcctgggaacgcctcggtgttcttcccgaggagctggccgaggtgtctggggagaaggaagtttgggcttccatgctcagactgctgcctccgcgacccggccccggataagcggacgaAGACAACAAGatgagagaattttgataataaaaaaaatttgccttcagttctcctttaatgatgtgaaaaagagagtgtgtgtgtgtgtgtgtgtgtgcgctcctcAGTCGTGGAACGTTCTGGCTCTAGATGGCAGTAACTGGCAGCGCATCGACCTCTTCGACTTCCAGAGGGATATCGAG GGTCGTGTGGTAGAGAACATTTCAAAGCGATGTGGAGGTTTCCTGAGGAAGCTCAGTCTCCGAGGCTGTTTAGGTGTGGGAGACAGTGCACTGAg GACGTTTGCGCAGAACTGCAGAAACATTGAGCTGCTCAGTCTGAACGGCTGTACAAAGATcacagacag tacctGTAACAGTCTGAGTAAATTCTGTCCCAAACTGAAGCACTTGGATCTCGCCTCATGCACCTCCATCACCAACCTGTCTCTCAAAGCACTCAG TGAGGGCTGTCCGATGTTGGAGCAGCTGAACATCTCCTGGTGCGATCAGGTGACCAAAGACGGAATCCAGGCGCTCGTCCGCTGCTGTCCGGGGCTGAAAGGCCTGTTCCTCAAGGGCTGTACACAG CTGGAAGACGAGGCTCTGAAACACATCGGTGCTCACTGTCCTGACCTGGTCACGCTCAACCTGCAGACGTGTTCA CAGATCACAGATGAAGGCTTAATAACGATTTGTCGAGGTTGTCATCGGCTGCAGTCTCTGTGCGTGTCCGGCTGCGCGAACATCACAGACGCCATTCTAAATGCTCTGGGACAGAACTGCCCTCATCTCAG aataTTAGAAGTGGCTCGCTGTTCCCAGCTCACAGACGTCGGCTTTACCACACTCGCAAGG AATTGCCACGAGTTGGAGAAGATGGATCTGGAGGAGTGTGTACAG ATCACAGACGCCACCCTCATCCAGCTGTCGATACACTGCCCTCGGCTCCAGGTTCTC agtctgTCTCATTGTGAGCTGATCACGGATGATGGGATTCGTCACCTGGGCAGTGGGCCGTGCGCTCACGACCGCCTGGAGGTGATCGAGCTTGATAACTGCCCGCTCATCACCGACGCCTCCCTGGAGCACCTCAAAACCTGCCACTGCCTCGACCGCATCGAGTTATACGACTGCCAACAGATCACACGTGCTGGGATTAAGAGGCTCAGA aCTCACTTGCCCAACATTAAAGTCCACGCCTACTTTGCACCAGTGACTCCTCCCCCTTCAGTAGGAGGAAGTCGCCAGAGATTTTGCCGCTGCTGTATCCTGCTATGA